The following coding sequences lie in one Panicum virgatum strain AP13 chromosome 6N, P.virgatum_v5, whole genome shotgun sequence genomic window:
- the LOC120678662 gene encoding histone-lysine N-methyltransferase ATXR3-like isoform X2, with the protein MGDGGVACAVRAVEGFGASALVRRGGAGEAMPDKGEKGHSHQHHHHQHRKSQQPASAADLEEGELLNGEPETNGLPERSMPPKKWRKLLTASTAAAEVEPGEIVSTKQAVPLKKASRNGEVEKGELVQQRQRKDRSSGKSASATARKSSKDEAEPGEIALPEKRRDSKSQRGDDNGRRPSSSVQKGSLRDSDEEPGEIKPESSSTGSARKSRPAEPQSINHKHLADTFDQSGSKNRRKEEGRSSSAGRHLSGRNREVSPLTRDRHDRHERSPGILGRFPHDRFRHDRYDRSPSRLERSPHRERARHYDSRDRSPYISPRHRARQPHFRDNTPSRVDNPPRGRAQHENFRDRSPFRHDRSPSERSRATDSHETIKKNRNCSSSEKPQHRSKSTKQSSKTKSGSNGKTEEKISKEKETESTHCTELPPPPPLPPPPPPPPPPPPPLPPVVPPPLPPLPEPEPNGVLAEDMIEDMDICDTPPHTSAAPEPSEPICDIGRWFYLDHFGIEQGPSKLADLKKRVEDGYLLSDHLIKHADSNRWVTVENAASPLVPSDFPSLYSDASTQLVSPPEAPGNLLDEALEAASNLASGAEDKQMEETWGEHSEDFYIDDRVEALMDGSILVPGQELEIIGELLGANFKPADWERWSRPEDFRRFQIHPEGDDGINRGTEFLDNRPTDTYGLVSVEKNNFHHHVESSEWFSGRWSCKGGDWKRNDELSQDNPFRKKLVLNEGYPLCQMPKGSHEDPRWHCKDELYYPVRAKKHDLPLWAFSSTEEETDSASDTCKSAVSGRPGQSRQPPRGVKGMMLPVVRINSRVVKDQSSVEPRTKPRGADRPLSRSSRSHSIGTERSSVHEGSSHFKKHHDHSQGLHKSKSVPNIPKDRVCTADELSVNRGDWYYLDGTGHEHGPFSYSELQELAKKGTIVERSSVFRKIDNTWFPVLKDLKPLCSVPSVAQSSNTAAAHMQSDQYNVGVNQGSGCFHELHPQFVGYTRGKLHELVMKYFKSRELTLAINEVLDPWISAKQPKKEFEAYFSHNSASRNFLPEDGGSAKRAKLLPDQSDEDIHLSDDILASRKEDICFEELCAGSTSVDDDSVNPSTENGSWGLLNGRVLARIFHFMRADVKSLISSAATCRSWNAAAKYYRNMCRFIDLSSVGALCTDSVFCDIMAGYEKQNIRTLVLTGCSNLSSHALGKVLEQLPHISFVHIQGCSHLWDLKNKFQHVKWIRSSLSSEESHQKMKTMKQISDGNNYPSKVSRNFTNQLDGSDELDGYFADISNRGNANLSFGQGFYKRSKLLDARKSSAVLSRDAQMRRLMQRQAENSYRKMQEFVINRLREIMKSNRFEFFIPKVAKIEVRLKNGYYARHGFHTIKHDIRSMCQDALRYKDGNDSGDIKQIVVSFIQLAKRLGNPRFISERNGAAAQDSLDISQYLSDTKLKKKQNKMRGANSVAVGADPSRAFDREIKRSLSKLKKKNVDSGSETSDDDDGYSEGDETESETTVSDTESDVDVHSGAWDLKGNSLKLLEPSESVSDDRILGGRMTKASLVPPVTRKYEVTEEYLIVADEEEVRRKMRVALPDDYSEKLLSQKNGTENLELPEVKDYQPRKVPGDEILEQEVYGIDPYTHNLLCDIMPADLDLSPIDKHIFIEELLLNTLNKQVRHFTGSGNTPMTYNLRPVIEEIQRSAEERGDRRTSKMCLGMLKAMRNRPDQNCVAYRKGLGVVCNKKGGFGEDDFVVEFFGEVYPSWRWYEKQDGIKHIQNNSEDQAPEFYNIMLERPKGDRDGYDLVFVDAMHKANYASRICHSCNPNCEAKVTAVDGKYMIGVYTLRPIAEGEEITFDYNSVTESKEEHEASICLCGSQVCRGSYLNFSGEGAFEKVLMEFHGVLDRHSLLLQACEANSVSQQDLFDLGRAGLGTCLLAGLPGWLVAYTAHLVRFIYLERQKLPDEILKHNVEEKRQFLIEINMDSEKNDAEVQAEGVLNSRLQQIVHTLDKVRYVMRCIFGDPKNAPPPLVRLTGKNLVSAIWKGDCSIVAELLQSMEPHVEEEVLSDLKAKIRAHDPSDSEDVEGGIRNSLLWLRDELRTLSCTYKCRHDAAADMIHMYAYTKCFFRVREYKTVKSPPVHISPLDLGPKYADKLGPGFQEYCKTYPEDYCLAQLIYWYSQNSEPESRLTRARKGCLSLPDVSSFYVKSAKPGQERVYGNRTVRFMLSRMEKQAQRPWPKDRIWVFKSDPRFFGSPMMDAVLNNSPLDKEMVHWLKTRPNVFLG; encoded by the exons ATGGGAGATGGGGGAGTCGCGTGCGCCGTCCGTGCAGTCGAGGGCTTCGGTGCCAGCGCCCTCGTGAGGAGAGGAGGGGCGGGAGAAGCGATGCCGGATAAGGGGGAGAAAGGCCACAGCCACCAGCACCATCACCATCAGCACCGGAAGAGCCAGCAGCCGGCGTCAGCTGCCGACCTGGAGGAGGGGGAGCTGCTCAATGGGGAGCCTGAGACCAACGGGCTGCCCGAGAGGAGCATGCCACCTAAGAAGTGGCGGAAGCTGCTGACGGCCTCGACGGCTGCTGCAGAAGTGGAGCCTGGGGAGATTGTCAGTACCAAGCAAGCGGTGCCATTGAAGAAGGCAAGTAGGAACGGGGAGGTTGAGAAGGGGGAGTTGGTGCAGCAGCGGCAGAGGAAGGACAGGTCTTCTGGGAAGAGCGCCAGCGCCACCGCCAGGAAGTCGAGTAAGGATGAGGCGGAGCCAGGGGAGATTGCACTGCCTGAAAAAAGGCGGGATAGCAAGTCCCAACGAGGTGATGATAATGGCAGGAGGCCAAGTTCATCTGTCCAGAAAGGCTCCTTGCGAGACTCTGATGAAGAGCCTGGTGAAATTAAGCCAGAGAGCAGCAGCACTGGCAGTGCCAGGAAGAGCCGGCCGGCAGAGCCTCAAAGCATTAATCACAAGCACCTAGCTGACACCTTTGACCAATCAGGGTCAAAAAATCGCAGGAAGGAAGAAGGGAGGAGTTCGTCTGCTGGGAGACATTTGTCTGGAAGAAATCGTGAGGTCTCACCGCTAACACGGGACCGGCATGATAGGCACGAGAGGAGCCCAGGCATCTTGGGCCGTTTTCCTCATGATCGATTCCGTCATGACAGGTACGACAGGAGCCCGAGCCGCTTGGAGCGCTCTCCACATCGAGAGCGTGCTCGTCATTACGATAGCAGAGACCGAAGTCCATATATTTCACCTCGTCATAGAGCTCGTCAGCCCCACTTCAGGGATAACACGCCAAGTCGTGTTGATAATCCCCCTCGTGGGAGGGCTCAGCATGAGAATTTCAGAGACCGTAGCCCATTTCGTCATGACAGATCGCCTTCTGAACGTTCTCGGGCTACTGACAGCCATGAAACAATCAAGAAGAACAGAAATTGCAGCAGCTCAGAAAAACCACAGCACAGAAGCAAATCAACGAAGCAATCTTCAAAGACCAAGAGTGGTAGCAATGGGAAGACCGAGGAGAAAATCTCCAAAGAAAAGGAAACTGAGAGCACTCATTGCACTGagctgccaccgccaccgccactaccaccaccaccaccgcctccaccgccgccacctccacctctgCCACCTGTCGTACCACCTCCTTTGCCTCCACTGCCAGAACCGGAGCCAAATGGAGTTCTTGCAGAAGATATGATAGAAGACATGGATATCTGCGACACCCCACCTCACACTAGTGCGGCACCTGAACCCTCTGAACCAATTTGTGATATAGGGAGGTGGTTTTATCTTGATCACTTTGGTATTGAGCAAGGACCTTCCAAGCTTGCTGACTTGAAGAAACGGGTGGAAGATGGATATCTTCTTTCTGATCATCTGATAAAACATGCTGATAGCAATCGATGGGTGACTGTTGAGAATGCAGCTTCACCACTGGTCCCATCCGACTTCCCCTCTTTATATTCAGATGCTTCAACACAGCTGGTTAGCCCACCAGAAGCTCCAGGAAATTTGCTTGATGAAGCTCTGGAGGCGGCTTCTAACTTGGCATCAGGTGCTGAGGATAAACAAATGGAGGAAACTTGGGGAGAACATAGTGAAGATTTCTACATTGATGATAGAGTTGAAGCACTGATGGATGGATCAATTTTAGTACCTGGCCAGGAGCTCGAGATCATTGGAG AGCTTTTAGGTGCAAATTTTAAACCTGCTGATTGGGAAAGATGGAGTCGACCTGAAG ATTTTAGAAGATTCCAAATACATCCTGAAGGAGATGATGGGATCAATAGAGGCACAGAATTCCTAGACAACAGACCAACAGACACTTACGGCCTGGTTTCTGTGGAGAAGAACAACTTTCACCATCATGTTGAATCTAGTGAATGGTTTTCTGGGAGATGGTCGTGCAAAGGTGGTGACTGGAAGAGAAATGATGAATTGAGCCAAGATAATCCATTCAGGAAAAAACTTGTTCTCAATGAGGGCTATCCTCTGTGTCAAATGCCAAAAGGTAGCCATGAGGATCCTCGCTGGCACTGCAAGGATGAGCTATACTACCCTGTACGTGCTAAAAAGCACGACCTACCATTGTGGGCATTCTCATCGACAGAAGAGGAAACTGACAGTGCCAGTGACACCTGTAAAAGTGCTGTGTCTGGGAGGCCAGGTCAGAGCAGACAACCTCCTAGGGGAGTGAAGGGGATGATGCTTCCAGTGGTTAGGATAAATTCTCGTGTTGTTAAAGACCAATCGTCTGTTGAACCCCGTACAAAACCCAGAGGAGCTGATCGGCCACTGTCTAGATCTTCACGCTCCCATTCAATTGGGACTGAGAGAAGTTCTGTCCATGAAGGTTCATCGCATTTCAAGAAGCATCATGACCATTCCCAAGGTTTGCACAAATCCAAGTCTGTTCCAAACATTCCAAAGGACCGTGTATGTACTGCTGATGAATTGTCAGTTAATCGGGGTGACTGGTACTACCTTGATGGCACTGGGCATGAGCATGGTCCATTTTCTTACTCCGAATTGCAAGAATTAGCTAAAAAGGGCACTATTGTTGAACGGAGCAGTGTATTCCGTAAGATTGATAACACATGGTTTCCTGTACTTAAGGATTTAAAACCTCTCTGCTCTGTTCCTAGCGTGGCACAAAGTTCAAATACTGCCGCTGCTCATATGCAGTCAGATCAATATAATGTTGGTGTGAATCAAGGATCAGGTTGCTTCCATGAGTTGCACCCCCAGTTTGTGGGTTACACACGTGGTAAATTGCATGAACTagtcatgaaatatttcaaGAGCAGGGAACTTACTTTAGCTATAAACGAGGTCTTGGATCCTTGGATTTCAGCAAAGCAGCCCAAAAAGGAGTTTGAAGCATATTTTTCTCACAATTCAGCATCTAGGAATTTCCTGCCAG AAGATGGTGGGTCTGCAAAAAGGGCAAAGTTGCTGCCTGACCAAAGTGATGAAGATATTCACTTGTCGGATGACATTCTTGCCAGTCGGAAGGAGGATATTTGTTTTGAAGAGTTATGTGCTGGATCTACTTCTGTTGATGATGATTCTGTGAATCCTAGCACAGAAAATGGAAGTTGGGGTCTCCTAAATGGCCGTGTGTTAGCAAGAATCTTCCATTTTATGAGGGCAGATGTGAAGTCACTTATTTCTTCTGCAGCTACCTGCAGGAGCTGGAATGCTGCTGCCAAGTATTACAGGAACATGTGTAGATTCATTGATCTGTCTTCTGTTGGCGCTCTTTGCACTGATTCTGTCTTTTGTGATATTATG GCTGGTTATGAGAAGCAAAATATTAGGACTCTTGTTTTAACTGGGTGTTCGAATCTTAGCTCCCATGCCCTTGGCAAAGTACTTGAGCAGCTTCCGCACATATCTTTTGTGCACATCCAAGGTTGCAGTCACCTATGGGAtctaaaaaataaatttcagcatGTAAAATGGATCAGGAGCTCATTGAGTTCTGAGGAGTCACACCAGAAAATGAAAACCATGAAGCAGATAAGTGATGGGAACAACTACCCATCGAAAGTTTCAAGGAACTTTACTAATCAGCTGGACGGTTCTGATGAGCTTGATGGTTATTTTGCTGATATTTCAAATAGAGGGAATGCTAATCTTTCATTTGGACAAGGTTTCTACAAGCGATCAAAATTGCTCGATGCTAGAAAGTCCTCTGCCGTTTTGTCAAGAGATGCACAAATGAGGCGTTTGATGCAGAGGCAGGCTGAGAACAGCTACAGGAAGATGCAAGAATTTGTCATAAACAGACTCAGAGAAATCATGAAGAGTAACAGATTTGAATTTTTTATTCCAAAG GTTGCTAAGATCGAAGTTAGGCTGAAAAATGGGTATTATGCTCGCCATGGCTTTCATACCATCAAGCATGACATCCGTTCTATGTGCCAAGATGCATTGAG ATACAAAGATGGGAATGATTCGGGAGATATAAAGCAAATTGTCGTCTCCTTCATACAGCTAGCCAAGAGGCTAGGGAACCCAAGGTTCATTTCTGAGAGAAATGGAGCAGCAGCCCAGGACAGCCTGGATATTAGTCAGTATTTGTCTGACACAAAACtcaaaaagaaacaaaacaaaatgagGGGAGCAAATTCGGTAGCTGTTGGAGCAGATCCATCTCGTGCATTTGACCGTGAAATCAAAAGAAGCCTATCTaaattaaagaaaaagaatGTCGACTCTGGTAGTGAAACATCTGACGATGATGATGGCTACTCTGAAGGTGATGAAACCGAGAGCGAAACTACTGTTTCTGATACCGAGAGTGACGTTGATGTACATTCCGGAGCATGGGATTTAAAGGGAAATAGTCTAAAGTTACTTGAACCCAGCGAATCTGTGTCTGATGATCGTATATTGGGTGGTCGCATGACAAAAGCCAGCCTTGTTCCTCCAGTTACTAGGAAGTATGAAGTTACCGAGGAGTACCTTATCGTAGCAGATGAGGAGGAAGTACGACGAAAAATGCGGGTTGCTTTACCTGATGACTATTCTGAGAAGTTGCTCTCGCAGAAGAATGGCACTGAAAACTTGGAGCTTCCAGAGGTTAAGGATTATCAGCCTAGAAAAGTACCAGGAGATGAAATTCTTGAGCAAGAAGTATATGGCATAGACCCATACACACACAATCTACTGTGTGACATTATGCCTGCTGATCTTGACTTGTCACCTATTGACAAGCATATCTTTATTGAGGAG TTGCTTCTGAACACGTTGAATAAGCAAGTTAGGCATTTCACTGGTTCGGGAAATACCCCTATGACTTACAATCTCAGGCCTGTCATCGAAGAAATCCAAAGGTCTGCAGAGGAACGTGGTGACAGACGAACTTCGAAGATGTGCTTGGGAATGCTGAAGGCCATGAGGAATCGTCCTGATCAGAACTGTGTTGCTTATAGAAAG GGTCTTGGTGTTGTTTGTAACAAAAAAGGTGGATTTGGTGAAGATGATTTTGTTGTTGAGTTCTTTGGGGAG GTTTACCCTTCTTGGAGATGGTATGAAAAGCAAGATGGTATCAAGCATATACAAAACAACAGTGAAGATCAAGCTCCTGAGTTTTACAACATTATGTTAGAAAGGCCAAAG GGAGACCGAGATGGATATGACTTGGTTTTTGTTGATGCAATGCACAAGGCCAACTATGCAAGTAGGATCTGCCACTCCTGCAACCCGAACTGTGAAGCAAA AGTGACAGCTGTCGATGGTAAATATATGATTGGAGTTTACACTCTTCGACCAATTGCAGAAGGCGAGGAAATCACATTTGATTACAACTCTGTAACTGAG AGCAAAGAAGAACACGAAGCTTCGATCTGCCTTTGTGGAAGTCAAGTATGCCGGGGCAGCTATTTAAATTTTTCTGGTGAAGGAGCTTTTGAGAAG GTGTTAATGGAATTCCATGGTGTGCTCGATCGGCATAGCCTGCTGCTACAGGCTTGTGAAGCAAATTCTGTCTCCCAACAAGACTTATTCGACTTGGGTAGAGCTGGTCTTGGTACCTGTTTGCTTGCTGGTTTACCTGGATGGCTTGTTGCTTACACGGCTCACCTG GTGCGGTTTATATACCTTGAGAGACAGAAACTTCCTGATGAGATCTTGAAGCACAATGTGGAGGAGAAGCGCCAATTCCTCATAGAGATAAACATGGATTCTGAAAAGAATGATGCTGAGGTTCAG GCAGAGGGAGTTTTAAATTCAAGATTACAGCAAATAGTGCATACACTTGACAAG GTGAGATATGTTATGAGATGCATATTTGGGGACCCAAAGaatgctcctcctcctctagtAAGGTTGACTGGAAAAAATCTAGTATCTGCCATCTGGAAAGGGGACTGTTCAATAGTTGCTGAACTCCTTCAGTCGATGGAACCTCATGTTGAAGAGGAGGTACTTAGTGATCTCAAGGCCAAAATTCGTGCTCATGACCCTTCAGACTCTGAAGATGTCGAGGGAGGCATCCGGAATTCTCTCCTATG GTTGCGTGATGAGTTGCGTACTCTTTCATGCACTTACAAGTGCCGTCATGATGCTGCCGCAGATATGATTCACATGTATGCTTATACTAAGTGTTTTTTCAGAGTACGG GAATACAAGACTGTAAAATCTCCACCAGTTCATATCAGTCCGCTTGACTTAGGTCCCAAATATGCTGATAAACTGGGACCAGGCTTCCAGGAGTACTGCAAGACATACCCAGAAGATTACTGCCTAGCCCAGCTTATCTATTGGTATAGCCAGAATTCAGAACCTGAATCTAGATTGACAAGAGCTAGAAAAGGTTGCTTGTCTTTACCAGATGTCTCGTCCTTCTATGTGAAGTCTGCAAAGCCAGGACAAGAGCGAGTTTATGGCAACAGGACTGTGAGATTCATGTTATCACGTATG GAAAAGCAGGCTCAGAGACCATGGCCGAAGGACAGAATATGGGTGTTCAAGAGTGACCCGAGATTCTTTGGTAGTCCTATGATGGACGCCGTGTTGAATAATTCCCCGCTCGATAAGGAGATGGTGCATTGGCTCAAGACGAGACCAAACGTTTTCCTAGGCTAG